Proteins encoded together in one Desulfovibrio aminophilus window:
- the argS gene encoding arginine--tRNA ligase — protein sequence MNAKQYVEERLRGILEGKGWSWPDKAVIEPPKDRRFGDLSANVAMMLAAQAKKNPRQVAEEIREELARTPDVASVEVAGPGFLNVTLAPSFWRKVLAEVLEAGEAFGVSELGTGRKVQVEYVSANPTGPLHIGHGRGAALGDSLSRILAKAGFEVEREYYINDAGRQMRILGESIWVRLQQAQGRPVPDPEDFYRGDYIKDIAAEVLAKHPDILSRPEAEAVDLCYDYGMNGILDGIKRDLNDFRVGHDVWFSEKSLLAEGLVDMAFAFLKERGLAYEQDGAFWFKTTELGDDKDRVLRKSTGELTYFASDIAYHYHKYRRGFDMVVDIWGADHHGYVPRMQAAVEALGHKGKLAVILVQLVNLLRGGEQIAMSTRAGQFETLRDVIDEVGADAARFMFLSRKSDSKLDFDLDLVKQKSMDNPVYYVQYAHARIRSLMRKAADQNLAPAGTEPGALELLDTAEDLELMRLMSRLRDTVESAAQSYSPHLISYYLQELASSLHKYYTLHHVLSAEAPLCRARLLLLDCVARVLRNGLDLLGVSAPESM from the coding sequence ATGAACGCGAAACAGTATGTCGAGGAGCGGCTGCGGGGCATCCTGGAGGGCAAGGGCTGGAGCTGGCCGGACAAGGCCGTGATCGAGCCGCCCAAGGACCGCAGGTTCGGCGACCTCTCGGCCAACGTGGCCATGATGCTGGCCGCCCAGGCCAAGAAGAACCCCCGCCAGGTGGCCGAGGAGATCCGGGAGGAGCTGGCCCGGACCCCGGACGTGGCCTCCGTGGAGGTGGCCGGTCCCGGCTTCCTCAACGTGACCCTGGCCCCGAGCTTCTGGCGCAAGGTCCTGGCCGAGGTCCTGGAGGCGGGCGAGGCCTTCGGCGTCTCGGAGCTGGGCACGGGCCGCAAGGTCCAGGTGGAGTACGTCTCGGCCAACCCCACGGGCCCGCTGCACATCGGCCACGGCCGGGGCGCGGCCCTGGGCGACTCCCTGTCGCGCATCCTGGCCAAGGCCGGCTTCGAGGTGGAGCGCGAATACTACATCAACGACGCGGGCCGCCAGATGCGCATCCTGGGCGAGTCCATCTGGGTCCGCCTGCAGCAGGCCCAGGGGCGTCCCGTGCCGGACCCCGAGGACTTCTATCGCGGCGACTACATCAAGGACATCGCCGCCGAGGTCCTGGCGAAACACCCGGACATCCTTTCCCGTCCCGAGGCCGAGGCCGTGGACCTCTGCTACGACTACGGCATGAACGGCATCCTGGACGGGATCAAGCGGGACCTGAACGACTTCCGCGTGGGCCACGACGTCTGGTTCTCGGAGAAGAGCCTGCTGGCCGAGGGCTTGGTGGACATGGCCTTCGCCTTCCTCAAGGAGCGCGGCCTGGCCTACGAGCAGGACGGGGCCTTCTGGTTCAAGACCACCGAACTCGGGGACGACAAGGACCGCGTGCTGCGCAAGTCCACCGGCGAGCTGACCTATTTCGCCTCGGACATCGCCTACCACTACCACAAGTACCGCCGGGGCTTCGACATGGTGGTGGACATCTGGGGCGCGGATCACCACGGCTACGTGCCGCGCATGCAGGCCGCCGTGGAGGCCCTGGGCCACAAGGGCAAGCTGGCCGTGATCCTGGTCCAGTTGGTGAACCTCCTGCGCGGCGGCGAGCAGATCGCCATGAGCACCCGCGCCGGGCAGTTCGAGACCCTGCGCGACGTGATCGACGAGGTGGGCGCGGACGCGGCCCGCTTCATGTTCCTCTCGCGCAAGAGCGACAGCAAGCTGGACTTCGACCTGGACCTGGTCAAGCAGAAGAGCATGGACAACCCGGTGTACTACGTGCAGTACGCCCACGCGCGCATCCGCTCGCTCATGCGCAAGGCCGCCGACCAGAACCTGGCCCCGGCCGGGACCGAGCCCGGGGCCCTGGAGCTGCTGGACACGGCCGAGGACCTGGAGCTCATGCGGCTCATGTCCCGGCTGCGGGACACCGTGGAGTCGGCCGCCCAGAGCTACAGCCCGCACCTGATCAGCTATTATCTTCAGGAGCTTGCTTCAAGTCTCCATAAATACTATACGTTGCATCATGTGCTTTCCGCCGAGGCGCCGTTGTGCCGGGCCCGGCTCCTGCTCCTGGACTGCGTGGCGCGG
- a CDS encoding MFS transporter — protein sequence MMDDSRPLPPLYTYDFVVLCLVTLFGFANIAMFYSFHVYMQRLGLPPDWRGPLLALEPMAALVLRPFLGPRLTPWNATRAALAGLAAMALALLCYPLARSVWPLALVRLLHGAGFVVLVSSVAVLLAHVLPRERSGQGFGVYTVATLLPFALIPPLVEALLRILGDEALVYAWAAILCLPSALFLLPLGRRLARQAPAAPLATTGSKTLAGLRLPGVPRLLIAALFLFLATTPVTFFIKRLALDAGLDDPGLFFSVSMAATIATRLFSGRLFDRLPKGPVTALALAGLALCLACLGLARDGASLLTLAALYGLCLGVAMPLLNASIFLATPPDLRGVVLNLFLFTMDAGTVLGPLLGGLLLARGVSLEGVYQVCGLAAAMGLCWVLAARTRDSAG from the coding sequence ATGATGGACGATTCCCGCCCCCTGCCGCCGCTGTACACCTACGACTTCGTGGTGCTCTGCCTGGTGACCCTGTTCGGCTTCGCCAACATCGCCATGTTCTACAGCTTCCACGTCTACATGCAGCGCCTGGGCCTGCCCCCGGACTGGCGCGGGCCGCTGCTGGCCCTGGAGCCCATGGCGGCGCTCGTCCTGCGGCCGTTCCTGGGCCCCCGGCTGACGCCCTGGAACGCCACCCGCGCGGCCCTGGCCGGGCTGGCGGCCATGGCCCTGGCCCTGCTCTGCTACCCCCTGGCCCGGAGCGTCTGGCCCCTGGCCCTGGTGCGGCTCCTGCACGGCGCGGGCTTCGTGGTCCTGGTCTCCTCGGTGGCCGTGCTTCTGGCCCACGTCCTGCCCCGGGAACGCAGCGGCCAGGGGTTCGGTGTCTACACCGTGGCCACGCTCCTGCCCTTCGCCCTGATCCCCCCGCTGGTGGAGGCTCTTTTGCGCATCCTGGGCGACGAGGCGCTGGTCTACGCCTGGGCCGCGATCCTCTGCCTGCCCTCGGCTCTGTTCCTTCTGCCCCTGGGACGGCGGCTGGCCCGGCAGGCCCCGGCCGCGCCGCTCGCGACAACGGGATCCAAAACCCTAGCCGGGTTGCGCCTGCCCGGCGTACCTCGGCTTCTGATCGCCGCTCTTTTTCTCTTCCTGGCCACCACGCCGGTGACGTTCTTCATCAAGCGGCTGGCCCTGGACGCGGGCCTGGACGATCCAGGCCTGTTCTTCAGCGTGTCCATGGCCGCGACCATCGCCACGCGTCTGTTCTCCGGGCGACTCTTCGACCGCCTGCCCAAGGGCCCGGTGACGGCCCTGGCCCTGGCTGGGCTGGCGCTCTGCCTCGCCTGCCTGGGCCTGGCCCGGGACGGGGCTTCCCTGTTGACCCTGGCCGCGCTCTACGGCCTCTGCCTGGGCGTGGCCATGCCCCTGCTGAACGCTTCGATCTTTCTGGCCACGCCGCCGGACCTGCGCGGGGTGGTCCTGAACCTCTTCCTCTTCACCATGGATGCGGGCACGGTCCTCGGTCCGCTGCTGGGCGGGCTGCTCCTGGCCCGAGGCGTATCACTGGAGGGAGTCTATCAAGTTTGCGGCCTGGCGGCGGCCATGGGCCTATGCTGGGTTCTGGCCGCGCGGACCAGGGATTCGGCGGGCTAG
- a CDS encoding xanthine dehydrogenase family protein subunit M, giving the protein MTRVLLPATLPELWEALAACPEAPLLAGGTDLLVRLRARRQRPEALVGLERLAELRTIRRQGRGLRIGALATHAMIARHPLVLRHAPVLARAVSEVGGPAIRNMGTLGGNLCTASPAGDSLPALAVLEARVELLSAGGTRLLPLSEFLLGPGRAALAPGEIVGAVRVPLSADFQVQHFEKAGRRAALAIAVVSLAVLARLEKGMVAEARLAVGSAAPTVLRCPEAEEFLRGRRLTLSALERAARAVRAAVRPIDDARASAGYRRQVAGNLLLRLADL; this is encoded by the coding sequence ATGACCCGGGTGCTCCTGCCCGCGACCCTGCCCGAGCTTTGGGAGGCCCTGGCGGCCTGCCCCGAGGCCCCGCTCCTGGCCGGGGGCACGGACCTGCTCGTGCGTCTGCGGGCGCGGCGGCAGCGGCCCGAGGCCCTCGTGGGACTGGAGCGGCTGGCGGAGCTGCGGACCATCCGCCGCCAGGGCCGGGGCCTGCGCATCGGGGCCCTGGCCACCCACGCCATGATCGCCCGGCACCCCCTGGTGCTGCGCCACGCCCCGGTCCTGGCCCGGGCCGTGTCCGAGGTGGGCGGTCCGGCCATCCGCAACATGGGCACCCTGGGCGGCAACCTCTGCACCGCCTCGCCCGCCGGGGACAGCCTGCCAGCCCTGGCAGTGCTGGAGGCCCGGGTGGAGTTGCTTTCCGCCGGAGGGACGCGCCTTTTGCCGCTGTCGGAATTCCTGCTCGGACCCGGCCGCGCGGCCCTGGCCCCGGGTGAGATCGTCGGCGCGGTCCGGGTTCCCCTGTCCGCTGATTTTCAGGTGCAGCATTTCGAGAAGGCGGGCCGCCGCGCGGCCCTGGCCATCGCGGTGGTCAGTCTGGCCGTGCTGGCCCGGCTGGAGAAGGGCATGGTGGCCGAGGCCCGGCTGGCCGTGGGCTCGGCCGCGCCCACTGTGCTGCGCTGCCCCGAGGCCGAGGAGTTCTTGCGCGGCCGCCGCCTGACGCTCTCGGCCCTGGAGCGCGCCGCCCGGGCCGTGCGCGCGGCCGTGCGGCCCATCGACGACGCCCGCGCCTCGGCCGGGTACCGCCGCCAGGTGGCCGGGAACCTGCTTCTGCGTCTGGCCGACCTCTAG
- a CDS encoding (2Fe-2S)-binding protein, with amino-acid sequence MTIRFTLNGRPVALDTDPGRRAVDILREDLGALSVKEGCGTGECGACSVLLDGELKLSCLLLAAQLEGREVVTCEGLGDQDAPHALQVAFAEHGAVQCGFCTPGMVLAAESLLRENPDPDREDVRRGLSGNLCRCTGYVKIVDAVQAAARERRGGRRKK; translated from the coding sequence ATGACCATCCGCTTCACGCTCAACGGCCGCCCCGTGGCCCTGGACACCGACCCCGGCCGCCGCGCCGTGGATATCCTGCGCGAAGACCTGGGCGCGCTCTCGGTCAAGGAGGGCTGCGGCACGGGCGAGTGCGGGGCCTGCTCCGTGCTCCTGGACGGCGAGCTGAAGCTGTCCTGCCTGCTTCTGGCGGCCCAGTTGGAGGGCCGGGAGGTGGTCACCTGCGAGGGCCTGGGCGATCAGGACGCGCCGCATGCGCTCCAGGTCGCCTTCGCCGAACACGGGGCCGTGCAGTGCGGGTTCTGCACCCCGGGCATGGTCCTGGCCGCCGAGTCCCTGCTGCGCGAAAATCCGGATCCGGACCGCGAGGACGTGCGCCGGGGCCTGTCCGGCAACCTCTGCCGCTGCACGGGCTACGTGAAGATCGTGGACGCGGTCCAGGCCGCCGCCAGGGAGCGGCGCGGTGGACGGAGGAAGAAATGA
- a CDS encoding xanthine dehydrogenase family protein molybdopterin-binding subunit → MSGRFPRVDALPKACGAERFAADQYPEGCLWAGAFRPGAAHARVLAVHTAEALALPGVLKVLTAADVPGANLQGIVHKDQPVLCGDVVRHAGDPVALVLAESREALERALGLLRADLEPLPAVFDPREAMRPGAPRVHAGREGGNVLMAAEIRKGDAARALAACPVVVRGTFETPRQAPAFLETECGVARRLPDGVLDMTVSTQSPFRDRFEVAQALGLDPLSVRVRAPYLGGGFGGKDGSTVQCLLALAALHADGRPVRMAWSREESFSAGYKRHPSILRCELGADRDGTLRALRCRMVLDTGAYAHLGGEVLELGMEHMAGPYRVPHILVRGFCVYTNNPVSGAMRGFGVAQATFCAERMMDRLAAKLGLDPLELRLKNVLGPGEENACGVRLTGSTEARACLTALRDHPFWASRREWAAQAPARTRRGVAVALAHNAMGYGGGLPDMAAAKVELTEEGRFRIYCAVSDMGQGNVGGHAAMAAQALNQPREELDIVLPDTERCHPSGSSAAGRTTYTFGNALLKACAAMADKVRARAALFLLCDDPSSLVLESGRVIWPDACKSVSLALMARFLPRDDRISVAEFAMPVAREVSGASRGFVLGFPHLLFAYSAHLARVELDELTGRVRVADYFAATDGGGVVLPQGFEQQIQGGAAQGLGLALMEDCASRDGRLLTPDLSTYLVPTALDLPEIGSLAVPSHESSGPGGLKGVGEVAMDAPLPAVASAVEQAAGIRLDAAPLTPERVLAALRRARKNT, encoded by the coding sequence GTGAGCGGACGCTTTCCGCGCGTGGACGCCCTGCCCAAGGCCTGCGGCGCGGAGCGCTTCGCCGCCGACCAGTATCCCGAGGGCTGCCTCTGGGCCGGAGCCTTCCGTCCCGGCGCGGCCCACGCCCGGGTGCTGGCCGTGCACACGGCCGAGGCCCTGGCCCTGCCCGGCGTGCTCAAGGTGCTCACCGCGGCCGACGTGCCCGGAGCGAACCTCCAGGGCATCGTGCACAAGGACCAGCCCGTGCTCTGCGGGGACGTGGTGCGCCACGCGGGCGACCCCGTGGCCCTGGTCCTGGCCGAGTCCAGGGAGGCCCTGGAGCGGGCCCTGGGACTGCTGCGCGCGGACCTGGAGCCCCTGCCCGCGGTCTTCGATCCGCGCGAGGCCATGCGGCCGGGCGCGCCTCGGGTGCATGCGGGCCGCGAGGGCGGCAACGTGCTCATGGCCGCCGAGATCCGCAAGGGCGACGCGGCCCGGGCCCTGGCCGCCTGCCCTGTGGTGGTGCGCGGAACCTTCGAGACGCCCCGGCAGGCCCCGGCCTTCCTGGAGACCGAGTGCGGGGTGGCCCGCCGCCTGCCCGACGGCGTACTGGACATGACCGTGTCCACCCAGTCCCCGTTCCGCGACCGCTTCGAGGTCGCCCAGGCGCTGGGCCTGGACCCGCTGTCCGTCCGCGTTCGCGCGCCCTACCTGGGCGGCGGCTTCGGCGGCAAGGACGGCTCCACGGTGCAGTGCCTCCTGGCCCTGGCCGCGCTCCACGCCGACGGACGGCCGGTGCGCATGGCCTGGAGCCGGGAGGAGAGCTTTTCCGCCGGGTACAAGCGCCATCCCTCGATTCTGCGCTGCGAACTGGGCGCGGACCGCGACGGAACGCTGCGCGCGCTGCGCTGCCGCATGGTCCTGGACACCGGGGCCTACGCCCACCTGGGCGGCGAGGTCCTGGAACTGGGCATGGAGCACATGGCCGGGCCCTACCGCGTGCCGCACATACTCGTGCGCGGCTTCTGCGTCTACACGAACAACCCCGTGTCCGGGGCCATGCGCGGCTTCGGCGTGGCCCAGGCCACCTTTTGCGCCGAGCGCATGATGGACCGCCTGGCCGCCAAGCTGGGCCTGGATCCCCTGGAACTGCGGCTGAAGAACGTCCTGGGCCCCGGCGAGGAGAACGCCTGCGGGGTGCGGCTCACCGGCTCCACCGAGGCCCGGGCCTGCCTGACCGCCCTGCGCGACCATCCCTTCTGGGCCTCCCGCCGGGAGTGGGCGGCCCAGGCCCCGGCCCGGACGCGGCGGGGCGTGGCCGTGGCCCTGGCGCACAACGCCATGGGCTACGGCGGCGGCCTGCCGGACATGGCCGCGGCCAAGGTGGAACTCACCGAGGAGGGCCGCTTCCGGATCTACTGCGCGGTGAGCGACATGGGCCAGGGCAACGTCGGCGGCCACGCGGCCATGGCGGCCCAGGCCCTGAACCAGCCGCGCGAAGAACTGGACATCGTGCTCCCGGACACGGAACGCTGCCACCCCTCGGGCTCGTCCGCGGCCGGGCGGACCACCTACACCTTCGGCAACGCCCTGCTCAAGGCCTGCGCCGCCATGGCCGACAAGGTGCGGGCCCGCGCGGCTCTGTTCCTGCTCTGCGACGACCCCTCGAGCCTGGTCCTGGAGTCCGGACGGGTGATCTGGCCCGACGCGTGCAAGTCCGTGTCCCTGGCCCTCATGGCCCGCTTCCTGCCCCGGGACGACCGGATCAGCGTGGCCGAATTCGCCATGCCCGTGGCCCGCGAAGTCTCCGGTGCGAGCCGGGGCTTCGTACTGGGTTTCCCGCACCTGCTCTTCGCCTACTCGGCCCATCTGGCCCGGGTGGAGCTGGACGAGCTCACCGGCCGGGTGCGCGTGGCGGACTATTTCGCGGCCACGGACGGCGGCGGGGTGGTCCTGCCCCAGGGCTTCGAGCAGCAGATCCAGGGCGGAGCGGCCCAGGGTTTGGGCTTGGCCCTCATGGAGGACTGCGCCTCCCGCGACGGCCGCCTGCTCACCCCGGACCTCTCCACCTATCTCGTGCCCACGGCCCTGGACCTGCCGGAGATCGGCTCCCTGGCCGTGCCCTCCCATGAATCGAGCGGTCCCGGAGGGCTCAAGGGCGTGGGCGAGGTGGCCATGGACGCGCCCCTGCCCGCCGTGGCCTCGGCCGTGGAGCAGGCCGCCGGAATCCGCCTGGACGCGGCCCCGCTCACCCCGGAGCGCGTGCTGGCCGCCCTGCGCCGGGCGAGGAAGAACACATGA
- a CDS encoding acyl carrier protein has product MDRKEAIARLAALPPVEPDQEYAIDHFRPEDALGVGRLYYEIYGDAYPVDTPYIPERFIEETAKGHILCVVARTPSGDILGASSVYRSSAPNPGCYEIGQTLVLRAYRMGRIVFRLYDFKIRNVLPDSRVKALFGEAVCHHTVTQKFSLRVGALPTGLECSLMPEAAYAAEGAVGRVSCLFCGRVNQDRHSLVHTPPRYAGELAAMYQGLNLDRAPGQPREPTEDCASSMKVEHFAGAGVVRGHLSVAGADLAERLDRAEAGNPAVVQVYVNLADPGCPWAVEQLRGRGWFLGGLCPAWFVSDGLLMQKPAAPPDFDHLQLINDRARAVVDMVRADYRRLVGGAA; this is encoded by the coding sequence ATGGATCGGAAGGAGGCCATCGCCCGGCTGGCGGCCCTGCCGCCCGTGGAGCCGGACCAGGAATACGCCATCGACCACTTCCGGCCCGAGGACGCCCTGGGGGTCGGGCGGCTCTACTACGAAATCTACGGCGACGCCTATCCCGTGGACACGCCGTACATCCCGGAGCGGTTCATCGAGGAGACGGCCAAGGGCCACATTCTCTGCGTGGTGGCCCGGACGCCTTCAGGGGACATCCTGGGCGCGTCCAGCGTCTACCGCAGCTCCGCGCCCAATCCCGGCTGCTACGAGATCGGCCAGACCCTCGTCCTGCGGGCCTACCGCATGGGCCGCATCGTGTTCCGGCTCTACGACTTCAAGATCCGCAACGTGCTCCCGGACTCCCGCGTGAAGGCCCTGTTCGGCGAGGCGGTCTGCCACCACACCGTGACCCAGAAGTTCTCCCTGCGCGTGGGCGCGCTGCCCACGGGACTGGAGTGCTCGCTCATGCCCGAGGCGGCCTACGCCGCCGAGGGGGCCGTGGGCCGGGTCAGCTGCCTCTTCTGCGGCCGGGTGAACCAGGACCGGCATTCCCTGGTGCACACGCCGCCGCGCTACGCCGGGGAGCTGGCCGCCATGTACCAGGGCCTGAACCTGGACCGCGCGCCCGGGCAGCCCCGGGAACCCACGGAGGACTGCGCCAGTTCCATGAAGGTGGAGCACTTCGCCGGGGCCGGGGTGGTGCGCGGCCATCTGTCGGTGGCGGGCGCGGACCTGGCCGAGCGGCTGGACCGCGCCGAGGCCGGGAATCCGGCCGTGGTCCAGGTCTATGTGAACCTGGCCGATCCGGGCTGCCCGTGGGCCGTGGAACAGCTGCGCGGACGCGGCTGGTTCCTGGGCGGGCTCTGCCCGGCCTGGTTCGTTTCCGACGGCCTGCTCATGCAGAAGCCGGCCGCGCCGCCGGACTTCGACCACCTCCAGCTCATCAACGACCGCGCCAGGGCCGTGGTGGACATGGTCCGCGCCGACTACCGCCGCCTCGTCGGGGGAGCCGCGTGA
- a CDS encoding acyl carrier protein — MAVDIKALQQALRDAGLAPTGGDEWLADVPLLRQGMDSIDFPAFIALLEDRFQISISDAEMMRLRTLNDFAAFLDGKAG; from the coding sequence ATGGCTGTGGACATCAAGGCCCTGCAACAGGCCCTGCGGGACGCCGGACTGGCCCCGACGGGCGGCGACGAATGGCTGGCGGACGTGCCCCTGCTGCGCCAGGGCATGGACTCCATCGACTTCCCGGCCTTCATCGCCCTGCTGGAGGACCGCTTCCAGATTTCCATCTCCGACGCGGAGATGATGCGCCTGCGGACCCTGAACGACTTCGCGGCCTTCCTCGACGGCAAGGCGGGCTGA
- a CDS encoding benzoate-CoA ligase family protein, protein MTHDGNAAAALLARNLEVHPDKTAHVCGGDSLSYAGLARDAARMAHLLARRGLVPGERVALALEDSPAFVTAFLGTILAGGVAAAMSTTLAAEDYGLVLEDCGARFVCADPGHPAASAAGDRLIPCARTGPDLAGLPDSFQTVPRAADDLAFMLFSSGSTGRPKGVPHRQADCFVPAETWGRQVLAMDGNSRIFSASKLYFAYGLETSLLINLSVGATALLFPGKPGPYDLFEAIAAFRPTHFFCVPTLYNLMLRALEPGMDLSSLKVCFSAGEALPAALFEEWRRAAGMDLLDGIGSTEACNVFISNRPESARPGSSGTPVPGYEVRIVDQEGRDVPPGQAGDLLVRGPGIAPFYWNRPDKTRETMLPDGWLRTGDVYVRDAGGFYSHQGRSDDMIKAGAHWVAPMRVEDALRRHPAVHECAVAACKVEGLDRPCAFVVPAPGAEPGPALVRELRAHAAKLLPGYMCPVRVEFRQDLPKTPTGKIQRFRLRAEAAGKTN, encoded by the coding sequence ATGACCCACGACGGAAACGCGGCGGCCGCCCTGCTGGCCCGCAATCTGGAGGTCCACCCGGACAAGACGGCCCATGTCTGCGGCGGGGACTCCCTGTCCTACGCCGGTCTGGCCCGCGACGCGGCCCGCATGGCCCATCTCCTGGCCCGGCGGGGGCTGGTCCCCGGCGAGCGCGTGGCCCTGGCCCTGGAGGACTCCCCGGCCTTCGTCACGGCCTTCCTGGGCACGATCCTGGCGGGCGGCGTGGCCGCGGCCATGAGCACGACCCTGGCCGCCGAGGACTACGGCCTGGTCCTGGAGGACTGCGGCGCGCGGTTCGTCTGCGCCGACCCCGGCCATCCGGCCGCCTCCGCCGCCGGGGACCGCCTGATCCCCTGCGCCCGCACCGGCCCGGACCTGGCCGGGCTGCCGGACAGCTTCCAGACCGTGCCCAGGGCCGCCGACGACCTGGCCTTCATGCTCTTCAGCTCCGGCTCCACCGGACGGCCCAAGGGCGTGCCCCACCGCCAGGCCGACTGCTTCGTGCCCGCCGAGACCTGGGGCCGCCAGGTTCTCGCGATGGACGGAAACAGCCGCATCTTCTCGGCCAGCAAGCTCTATTTCGCCTACGGCCTGGAGACCTCCCTGCTCATCAACCTGAGCGTGGGGGCCACGGCCCTGCTCTTCCCGGGCAAGCCCGGGCCCTACGATCTGTTCGAGGCCATCGCCGCCTTCCGGCCCACGCACTTCTTCTGCGTGCCCACGCTCTACAACCTCATGCTCCGGGCCCTGGAGCCGGGCATGGACCTCTCCTCGCTCAAGGTCTGCTTCTCGGCGGGCGAGGCCCTGCCCGCGGCGCTTTTCGAGGAGTGGCGGCGGGCCGCCGGAATGGACCTGCTGGACGGCATCGGCTCCACCGAGGCCTGCAACGTGTTCATCTCCAACCGGCCGGAGAGCGCGCGGCCGGGAAGCTCGGGCACGCCGGTGCCGGGCTACGAGGTGCGCATCGTGGACCAGGAGGGCCGGGACGTGCCCCCGGGCCAGGCCGGAGACCTGCTCGTACGCGGGCCGGGCATCGCGCCCTTCTACTGGAACCGGCCGGACAAGACCCGGGAGACCATGCTCCCGGACGGCTGGCTGCGCACCGGCGACGTCTACGTCCGCGACGCGGGCGGATTCTATTCGCACCAGGGCCGCAGCGACGACATGATCAAGGCCGGGGCCCACTGGGTGGCCCCCATGCGCGTGGAGGACGCCCTGCGGCGGCATCCGGCCGTGCATGAGTGCGCCGTGGCGGCCTGCAAGGTGGAGGGCCTGGACCGGCCCTGCGCCTTCGTGGTGCCCGCGCCCGGAGCCGAGCCCGGCCCGGCTCTGGTCCGCGAACTGCGGGCCCACGCGGCGAAGCTCCTGCCCGGCTACATGTGCCCGGTGCGCGTGGAGTTCCGCCAGGATCTGCCCAAGACACCCACCGGCAAGATCCAGCGCTTCCGCCTGCGGGCCGAGGCCGCCGGAAAAACGAACTGA
- a CDS encoding response regulator transcription factor, giving the protein MSDANILVIEDNEDTRELLRYNLAASGYQVASAADGHEGLETARAILPDLILLDLMLPGMDGLEVCRRLKQNQETSRIPVIMLTARGEEVDRIVGLELGADDYVVKPFSPRELALRIKAVLRRAPGEDGDPDEPWEEDGLRVDFAAHTVDINNERVQLTATEFKLLSELIRGRGKVQTRDHLLDMVWDTHFEGYSRTVDTHIRRLRQKLGEFADWVETVRGVGYRFRSRPVS; this is encoded by the coding sequence GTGTCGGACGCCAACATCCTGGTCATCGAAGACAACGAAGATACCCGCGAACTGTTGCGGTACAACCTCGCCGCCTCCGGCTACCAGGTGGCCTCGGCGGCCGACGGCCACGAGGGCCTGGAAACGGCCCGCGCCATCCTCCCCGACCTCATCCTCCTGGACCTCATGCTGCCCGGCATGGACGGCCTGGAGGTCTGCCGCCGCCTCAAGCAGAACCAGGAGACCTCGCGCATCCCGGTGATCATGCTCACGGCCCGGGGCGAGGAGGTGGACCGCATCGTGGGCCTGGAGCTGGGGGCCGACGACTACGTGGTCAAGCCCTTCAGCCCGCGCGAGCTGGCGCTGCGCATCAAGGCCGTGCTCCGCCGCGCCCCGGGCGAGGACGGCGACCCCGACGAGCCCTGGGAAGAGGACGGCCTGCGCGTGGACTTCGCCGCGCACACCGTGGACATCAACAACGAGCGGGTGCAGCTCACGGCCACGGAGTTCAAGCTCCTCTCCGAGCTCATCCGGGGCCGGGGCAAGGTCCAGACCCGCGACCACCTCCTGGACATGGTCTGGGACACCCACTTCGAGGGCTACTCCCGCACCGTGGACACCCACATCCGCCGCCTGCGCCAGAAGCTCGGCGAATTCGCGGACTGGGTCGAGACCGTGCGGGGCGTGGGCTACCGCTTCCGAAGCCGCCCCGTGTCATGA